One Amaranthus tricolor cultivar Red isolate AtriRed21 chromosome 1, ASM2621246v1, whole genome shotgun sequence DNA window includes the following coding sequences:
- the LOC130817055 gene encoding uncharacterized protein LOC130817055 → MSRILVKDLPKYVNEDRLKEFFSQKGEVTDAKLMRTREGKSRQFAFIGYRTEKEAEEAIKYLNKSFLDTSRITCELAWKVGSTNVPRPWSQYSKEKQEKRAEKSKKVSSGEAKSEKEHLNKTNRNDDPKLQEFFQVMQPRSKSKLWANDLVVRTLDQNGKGTEVLDKSKQKVSKKYHKDENSERQIDMNDGKDVSVRDLAQDEIVSDVDYFKSRVKKQWSDSESDGDEDGVDLNMNDEDNAYAFQVNGDKEDVQEKMSSKEQKFPEVVDFEEAGCELTNCVSTSSKPEDINEVLQIGRLFVRNLPYGATEDELMELFSNFGNVSEVHLVIDKETKRSKGYAYVLYKVPEHAVRALEELDYSIFQGRLLHILPAKGKNPLKSQETHVIEGKAKTFKEQRVEEKKALEASGNTQAWNSLFMRSDTVVENIARKFGINKSEFLDREADDLAVRIALGETQIIAETKKALANAGVNVASLEELASGNSEGVKRSNHVLLVKNLPYSSMESELSNMFGKFGSIDKIILPPTKTLALVIFLEPAGARAASKGLSYKRYKDAPLYLEWAPSNILERNTNTMSDVIVGEHEVKKVLLEQQVEGTVEAEIDPDRVESRSLYVKNLNFKTSDENLWKHVSDNMKKGKVLSVRIKKHVKNGKNVSMGFGFVEFDSVETATNVCRDLQGTVLDGHALMFQLCRANKDEKVLNKGGNDQSSTKLIVRNVAFEATKKDLRQLFSPFGQIKVLRLPMRFGKHRGFAFIEFVTKQEAQNALSALSNTHLYGRHLVLERAKEGETLEELRARTAAQFADEESQTASGISRKRKRTIAE, encoded by the exons GTCTCGAATTCTTGTCAAGGATTTGCCTAAATATGTCAACGAGGATCGTTTAAAGGAGTTTTTCTCTCAAAAGGGTGAAGTTACTGATGCCAAACTCATGCGAACAAG AGAGGGCAAAAGCAGACAATTTGCTTTTATCGGATACCGGACTGAGAAAGAAGCGGAAGAGGCTATTAAGTATTTGAACAAGTCATTTCTAGATACGTCTAGAATTACATGCGAG TTAGCTTGGAAAGTTGGGTCTACAAATGTTCCTCGTCCTTGGAGTCAGTATTCTAAAGAGAAGCAAGAGAAAAGGGCTGAGAAGAGCAAGAAGGTTTCTAGTGGCGAAGCTAAATCTGAAAAGGAGCACTTAAACAAGACTAATAGAAATGATGATCCGAAACTTCAGGAGTTTTTTCAGGTGATGCAGCCACGAAGCAAGTCAAAGTTGTGGGCGAATGATCTAGTAGTTCGTACTCTTGACCAAAATGGCAAAGGTACTGAGGTGCTAGATAAGTCGAAGCAAAAAGTTTCCAAAAAGTACCATAAAGATGAAAATTCTGAAAGGCAGATTGATATGAATGATGGAAAGGATGTGAGCGTTAGAGATTTGGCTCAAGATGAAATCGTCTCTGATGTGGATTATTTTAAAAGTAGAGTAAAAAAACAATGGTCAGATTCGGAAAGTGATGGTGATGAGGATGGGGTTGATCTTaatatgaatgatgaagataatGCGTATGCCTTTCAAGTTAACGGAGATAAGGAGGATGTTCAGGAGAAAATGTCCTCTAAAGAACAAAAGTTTCCAGAAGTAGTTGATTTTGAAGAAGCTGGTTGTGAATTGACGAACTGTGTAAGTACATCATCTAAGCCAGAAGACATTAATGAAGTGCTTCAGATTGGTCGTCTTTTTGTTCGCAATCTGCCCTATGGTGCAac TGAGGATGAGCTGATGGAGCTTTTCAGTAACTTTGGGAATGTTTCGGAGGTTCATCTTGTCATTGATAAAGAGACAAAGCGGTCTAAGGGTTATGCTTATGTTCTTTATAAAGTTCCAGAACACGCTGTCAG GGCATTAGAAGAGTTGGATTATTCAATCTTTCAAGGAAGATTGTTGCATATTTTACCAGCAAAAGGAAAGAATCCTTTAAAAAGTCAAGA AACTCATGTTATTGAGGGGAAAGCCAAAACATTTAAGGAGCAGAGGGTGGAAGAGAAAAAGGCATTAGAAGCTTCCGGCAATACTCAAGCTTGGAATAGTTTGTTTATGCGTTCTGACACT GTTGTAGAAAATATCGCTAGGAAATTTGGAATCAATAAAAGCGAATTTCTAGATCGTGAAGCTGATGATCTTGCTGTACGCATTGCTCTTGGAGAAACTCAAATCATTGCTGAGACTAAGAAGGCTTTGGCCAATGCTGGCGTTAATGTGGCTTCCTTGGAAGAACTTGCGTCTGGGAATAGTGAAGGTGTAAAGAGAAGCAACCATGTATTACTTGTAAAGAACTTGCCCTACAGTTCAATGGAGAGTGAACTCTCTAATATGTTTGGCAAGTTTGGTAGCATTGACAAGATTATACTACCTCCAACAAAAACGTTGGCCTTG gTAATCTTTCTTGAACCAGCTGGAGCTCGTGCAGCTAGCAAAGGCTTGTCGTACAAGCGATACAA AGATGCTCCACTGTACTTGGAATGGGCGCCCAGTAACATATTGGAAAGAAACACTAACACCATGAGTGATGTGATTGTTGGGGAACATGAAGTCAAGAAAGTTTTACTCGAACAGCAAGTTGAAGGGACTGTAGAAGCTGAAATAGATCCTGATCGAGTTGAG TCTCGGtctctttatgtgaagaacctAAACTTCAAGACATCTGATGAAAATTTGTGGAAGCATGTCAGTGATAATATGAAAAAAGGAAAAGTTCTAAGTGTCAGA ATAAAAAAGCACGTAAAGAATGGGAAGAATGTTTCGATGGGTTTTGGATTTGTAGAATTTGATTCTGTTGAGACAGCAACAAATGTTTGCAGGGATTTGCAG GGAACTGTGTTGGATGGGCATGCCCTAATGTTCCAACTTTGCCGTGCTAATAAGGATGAGAAAGTATTGAATAAAGGTGGAAATGATCAAAGCTCAACAAAATTAATAGTAAGAAATGTAGCATTTGAAGCAACAAAAAAGGATCTCAGACAGTTATTCAGTCCATTCGGTCAG ATAAAAGTCTTGAGGCTTCCAATGAGGTTCGGGAAACACCGAGGTTTTGcttttattgaatttgtcacCAAGCAAGAAGCACAAAATGCTCTCAGTGCTCTTTCTAATACGCATTTATATGGCCGACATCTG GTTCTTGAAAGGGCAAAAGAAGGTGAAACTCTGGAAGAACTAAGGGCTAGAACAGCTGCTCAGTTTGCTGACGAGGAGTCTCAGACGGCATCTGGAATATCTAGGAAGAGAAAACGTACGATAGCAGAATGA
- the LOC130817071 gene encoding probable 1-deoxy-D-xylulose-5-phosphate synthase, chloroplastic: MAFCFCSSSFTAHFTSSDFCKTPLFSKTTHHLYNHPNLNFSQVKRRSYGVRASLAEKGDYHSEKPPTPLLDTINFPIHMKNLSIKELKQLADEVRSDVIFNVSKTGGHLGSSLGVVELTVALHYVFDAPLDKILWDVGHQSYPHKILTGRRGKMRTLRQTNGLSGFTKRGESEFDSFGAGHSSNSISAGLGMAVGRDLKGRQNNVVAVIGDGAMTAGQAFEAMNNAGYLDSDMIVILNDNKQVSLPTANLEGPIPPVGALSSALSRLQSNKPLRELREVAKGVTKQIGGTMYQLAAKVDEYARGMISGEGSTLFEELGLYYIGPVDGHNIDDLVAILKEVRSTKTTGPVLIHVVTEKGRGYPYAERAADKYHGVAKFDPATGKQFKGQSTTQSYTTYFAEALIAEAEVDKDIVAIHAAMGGGTGLNLFDRRFPSRCFDVGIAEQHAVTFAAGLACEGLKPFCAIYSSFMQRAYDQVVHDVDLQKLPVRFAMDRAGLVGADGPTHCGSFDVTFMACLPNMIVMAPSDEAELFHMVATAAAIDDRPSCFRYPRGNGIGIELPPGNKGVPLEIGKGRILKEGETVALLGYGAAVQYCLAAAALVEGRGLRLTVADARFCKPLDHALIRSLAKSHEVLITVEEGSIGGFGSHVAQFMALDGLLDGKLKWRPLVLPDRYIEHGAPADQLAEAGLTPAHIAATVFNILGQTREALEVMS; this comes from the exons ATGgctttttgtttttgttcttcgTCTTTTACTGCCCATTTTACTTCATCAGATTTCTGTAAAACCCCTCTTTTTTCTAAAACTACCCATCATCTGTATAATCACCctaatctaaatttctctcag GTCAAGAGAAGGTCTTATGGAGTAAGGGCATCATTGGCTGAAAAAGGAGATTATCACTCTGAAAAACCACCTACTCCTTTATTGGATACCATTAACTTTCCAATTCATATGAAAAATTTATCTATTAAG GAACTTAAACAATTAGCTGACGAAGTAAGGTCAGATGTGATCTTCAATGTGTCTAAAACTGGTGGTCATCTGGGTTCCAGCCTTGGTGTAGTAGAGCTAACAGTGGCTCTTCATTATGTCTTTGATGCTCCTTTAGATAAGATATTATGGGATGTTGGTCACCAG TCCTATCCACACAAGATCTTGACGGGGAGAAGAGGTAAGATGAGAACATTGAGACAGACAAATGGATTGTCGGGTTTTACAAAGAGAGGGGAGAGCGAATTCGATAGCTTTGGTGCAGGCCATAGTTCAAACAGCATTTCGGCTGGCTTGG GTATGGCTGTGGGAAGGGATTTAAAGGGTAGACAGAACAATGTTGTTGCAGTTATTGGCGATGGTGCCATGACTGCCGGGCAGGCCTTCGAGGCAATGAACAATGCCGGGTATTTAGATTCTGATATGATTGTCATTCTCAACGATAACAAGCAGGTTTCGTTACCCACTGCCAACCTAGAAGGACCTATACCTCCTGTAGGAGCTCTTAGCAGTGCTTTGAGTAGATTGCAATCGAACAAACCTCTAAGAGAATTACGAGAAGTTGCCAAG GGAGTAACCAAACAAATCGGAGGGACCATGTATCAGTTAGCGGCCAAAGTTGATGAGTATGCTCGAGGGATGATTAGTGGTGAAGGATCAACTTTATTTGAAGAACTTGGACTTTATTACATTGGTCCTGTGGATGGCCATAATATAGATGATCTCGTAGCTATACTTAAAGAAGTTAGGAGTACAAAAACAACAGGTCCTGTGCTTATACATGTTGTCACGGAGAAAGGTCGAGGATATCCTTATGCTGAGAGAGCCGCAGATAAATACCATG GGGTGGCCAAATTTGATCCGGCTACTGGCAAGCAATTCAAAGGCCAATCAACCACTCAGTCTTATACAACCTACTTTGCCGAGGCATTGATTGCAGAAGCAGAAGTAGACAAGGATATAGTTGCTATTCATGCTGCCATGGGTGGTGGTACAGGCTTAAATCTTTTCGACAGACGCTTTCCATCCCGTTGCTTTGATGTGGGAATTGCTGAACAGCATGCTGTAACTTTTGCTGCTGGCTTAGCATGTGAAGGTCTTAAACCTTTTTGTGCAATCTACTCCTCTTTCATGCAAAGGGCATATGATCAG GTAGTTCATGATGTGGACTTACAGAAACTACCAGTAAGGTTTGCTATGGACAGAGCAGGCCTTGTGGGAGCTGATGGCCCTACACATTGTGGCTCTTTTGATGTCACATTCATGGCATGTCTTCCCAACATGATAGTGATGGCGCCTTCAGACGAGGCAGAGTTATTCCATATGGTTGCTACTGCCGCTGCTATTGATGATAGACCTAGTTGCTTTCGTTATCCAAGAGGAAATGGTATTGGTATCGAGTTGCCACCTGGGAACAAAGGTGTTCCACTCGAG ATTGGAAAAGGACGAATTTTGAAGGAAGGGGAGACAGTGGCACTTCTAGGCTACGGAGCAGCTGTCCAATACTGTTTAGCTGCCGCAGCCTTAGTTGAAGGTCGTGGCTTGCGTCTAACTGTAGCAGATGCACGGTTTTGCAAGCCATTAGATCATGCACTTATCCGAAGTCTAGCAAAATCCCATGAGGTTTTAATTACAGTCGAGGAGGGATCCATCGGAGGTTTTGGATCTCATGTTGCTCAGTTCATGGCTCTTGATGGCCTTCTTGATGGAAAACTAAAG TGGCGACCTTTGGTCCTTCCTGATCGATACATTGAACATGGTGCGCCAGCAGACCAGTTAGCCGAAGCTGGACTAACACCAGCACATATTGCCGCGACAGTGTTCAATATCCTTGGCCAAACGAGAGAGGCCCTTGAAGTCATGTCATAG